A window of Vulgatibacter sp. genomic DNA:
CAGTCGCGCGGCCTATGCCGCCGGCGTGCCCCCGATTCCGTTCTCACTGCACGCCCCCAACATCGGGCGATTCACCGGAGCCTCGATTGTGAGAACTGCTCCATCCATGTCGGTGGGCTCGATCGAGAAATTGCCGATGGGAGAGCGCGGGAACCAACAGTGGTGGACGGGCGGACCGCCTTCATCGTCGTTACCTTCACTACCAGCCAGGGCGCCGTGGACCCTTCACTTCAGGTCGTCCTCAGCGCCGCCGGCCTCGAGCTCGGCCGCTTTGCGATAGAGCGTCCGACGATCGAGGCCGAGGATCCCGGCTGCTCTCGCCTTGTGCCCCGCGGTGAGACCCAGAACGTGCTTGACGTAGGCCCGCTCCAGATCGGCGAGCGTGAGCTCGCCGCGCGCAGCATCGTCCAGGAAGCTGCCAGCGCCTGCCGGACACGGTGCGACCTCGAAATCGCCGACCGTGAGCACCTCGTGTTCCGTCAGGGCCGCCGCCCTCTCGATTGCGTTCACGAGCTCGCGCACGTTCCCCGGCCAGGGCCGACCCTCGAGCCAACGCAGCGCCTGGACCGAGATGCCGATGGGCCCCCCTCCGCTGCGCTCCCCGATCCGCTGCAGGACGAGATCGACGAGTGGCTCGATGTCCTCCACCCTCGTTCGGAGCGGCGGAATGTGGATCCGCACGACGTTCAAGCGGTGGTAGAGGTCCGCCCGGAAACGGCGCTCGCGGATTTCGCTCTCGAGCTCGACGTTGGTCGCCGCGACGATACGGACGTCGGCCGGTAGCTCCGTCGTCCCACCCACCGGCCGCACCCGATTCGACTCGAGGGCCTGCAGCAGCTTGGGCTGTATATCGAGTGGAAGCTCGCCCACCTCGTCCAGGAAAAGCGTTCCCTGGTGCGCTTGCTCGAAGACGCCGGGCCTGTCCTCCCGCGCATCGGTGAAGGCCCCGCGCCTGACGCCGAAGAGTTCTGCTTCCGCGATTCCGGAGGGCAGCGCCGCACAGTTGATCTGGACGAAGTGACTGGCAGCGCGATCGCTCCGAGCGTGGATCAACCGCGCGAGGGCTCCTTTGCCAACGCCACTCTCGCCTGTCAGCAGCACCGGCAGGTGTGATCGTGCGGCGCGGGTCGTGAGGTCGAGCGCCTGGAGCATCGCCTTGCTTCGCGCCACGATCCCGGTCGCGACCTCGTCGCTGGAGGAAGAGGAGGCGCGGAGGCGAACGATTTCACGACGGAGCTGCCGCTCGCGGAGAGCGCGCCGGATGGCGAGTGCGAGGGCCTCGATGGGAAAAGGCTTCGCAAGGAAGTCCACGGCACCGGCGCGAACGGCCTCGACTGCCGTATCGATCGATCCGAACGCGGTGATGAGCAGCACCATTTGCTGCGATCGGACGGACTGGATCCTGTGGAGCAAATCGATCCCGCGGAGCTCCGGCATCTCGACGTCGGAGACCACGAGGTCGAACGAACCGGCCTGCACCAACTCGAGCGCATGCAGCGCGGAGGTCTCGCCGACCGCGTCGATGCCCTCATCCGGGAGCGAGTCCACGAGCCACGAGACCACGCCGGGATCGTCGTCGATCACCAGGACCTTCGGCCGAGCCATCGTCATGTGTGCACCTCCGGGGTGCGCGGCAGTCGAACTCGAACACGCGACCCGTTGGGCCCG
This region includes:
- a CDS encoding sigma-54-dependent transcriptional regulator, which codes for MIDDDPGVVSWLVDSLPDEGIDAVGETSALHALELVQAGSFDLVVSDVEMPELRGIDLLHRIQSVRSQQMVLLITAFGSIDTAVEAVRAGAVDFLAKPFPIEALALAIRRALRERQLRREIVRLRASSSSSDEVATGIVARSKAMLQALDLTTRAARSHLPVLLTGESGVGKGALARLIHARSDRAASHFVQINCAALPSGIAEAELFGVRRGAFTDAREDRPGVFEQAHQGTLFLDEVGELPLDIQPKLLQALESNRVRPVGGTTELPADVRIVAATNVELESEIRERRFRADLYHRLNVVRIHIPPLRTRVEDIEPLVDLVLQRIGERSGGGPIGISVQALRWLEGRPWPGNVRELVNAIERAAALTEHEVLTVGDFEVAPCPAGAGSFLDDAARGELTLADLERAYVKHVLGLTAGHKARAAGILGLDRRTLYRKAAELEAGGAEDDLK